ACGCGGTCATGATCACCGGCCCCCGCCGGGTGGGCAAATCTTTCCTTTCCTTCCTGACCCTGGGTGGCCGTTCGTTCGGCTACCTGAACTTCGACGACGAGCGCATCGCCCTGTCCGGGGAGAACTTGAACCAGGTGCTGGAATGCTTTTACGAACTGTATGGCGATCTGGACACGCTCGTCCTGGACGAAATCCAGAATATCGAAGGCTGGGAACTCTTTGTCAGCCGCCTGCGCCGCACCAAGCGGGTGATAGTCACCGGGTCGAATTCCAAACTGCTGTCCAGGGAGTTGGCGACGCGGTTGACCGGGCGCCATCTGGACCATACGTTGCTGCCCTTTTCTTTCCGCGAGCATTTGCAGATGAAGGGCATTCCGTTCGCGGCCGGGGCGACGGAATCGACGCGCCGGACGGCTGCGCTCAAGGAGGAATTGGGAATTTATCTGCGCAACGGGGGATTTCCCGAGGTACACAAATTCGGCAAGGCGATCCTGAAAACCATGTATGATGACATTATTCAAAAAGACATCATTCTGCGCCACAAAATAAGAAAAACCGCGGAATTCAAAGACATGGCCCGCTACCTTTTTTCGATCTTCGGCCGGGAATTCACCTATTCCAGGCTGAGAAATGTCATCCGCATCAGCGATATCCATACCGTTAAAAAGTTCGTGGATTACATGGCTTCGGCATATCTGCTATTCGTGATCGAGCGTTTTTCCTTCAAACTGAAGCAGCACATCATCGCTCCCAAAAAAATTTACGGCTTCGATAGCGGTCTGATCAGGGCCATCTCCTTCCAGGTTTCTGAAAACCAGGGGGCGCTCTACGAAAATACCGTGGCGGTTGAGCTTCTGCGCCAAAAATTCTATGCCAACAGCGACCTGGAAATCTATTACTGGAAAAACGTCCGCCAGCAAGAAGTCGATTTTGTCGTCAAGTCCGGAAAAAAAGTCAGGCAACTGATCCAATCCTCATATTCCCTTGGTGATTTCCAGACACGGGAAAGGGAGATCAGGGCGCTGCTCAAAGCCGCGGACGAATTGCATTGTCAGGACTTGATGATCATCACCGCCGATGAGGAAAAAACCGAAAAGCACGGCGGATACGCGATAAAAATCATCCCGCTCTGGAAATGGCTGCTCCATCCGCTTTTATAGGATTAAAATGCAGGCGAAACCATGAATCGAATATCCCGGTTTTATCAAGGCACTGGTTCGCCGCAAGGAGAAGGTTAAAGAAAAATAAAATAGTCTTATTCAGCCAGCAGGCAGGCAGCCCTAATGAGGTTGCCTCCTGTAGCGTTCAATCTGCCGTCGGGACAGATAAGCATCAGACCGGTGCCGATGTTTTGCAGTCTTGTCGATGCTTCCCATATTTCTGACATCATAACCTTCTGGATTGCAGAAGGATTGCTGTCTAGTGTTAACGCCATTGATGGGGACGGAGTTTTAATATTTGACTTTTTTTGCATTAAAAAAATAATCGAAAATTAAAGTACTGTCCCCTATTCCGTGAGCTTGTACGAGAGGGCTTCCTTGAGATCGAAAAAGTCGCTGCCGCGCGGTACGTTGCGCAAGCGAGTCAGCAGGGTCTGCGAGTCGATCAGCTGTTCGAAGGGGACGCCGACGATGGAGAAATTGTCCGAGACCGAGACCATGGAGGCGAACTGGCTGTTCTTGTACAGCTTGTACGCGCCAAAGCCGAGCATGCTAGCTAAAACCACGTCGAAGCTGATCGGCAGCGCGTTGCGCGTCTCGTAGCCGATCTGCTTGTAGATGATCTTTTTTTTGCGCCCGGTGCGGCGGCGGTAGACTTCCTCGGCAACATCGCGCAACACCCGGCCCACTTCCGCCGTTCCCAGGATGACGTTGCCGTGGCGGTCCTTCTCGGTCGGCCGGTATTTTTCCGGCAGCTTGTCGGCCAAGCCCTCGGCCACGCAGATGACCCCGTAATACTTGTCGTTCCTTTCCCGCAGCAGGATGGTGTCGACGATTTTTTCGGCCAGCTTTTCGAGGTCGAGCACCTCTTCCTCGACGTCCTCGGTGGAGACCATCTGGATCGCCTCGCCGGCGATGCCGGCGGCATAGGTCAGCCAGCCCGCCTTGCGGCCCATCAGTTCGACGATGAAATACGAGCCGGTGCTCTCGGCGTCGGCCTTGAGGTTGAGCAGCGCCTCCTGGCTGGCCTGCACGCTGCTCCAGTAGCCGAAGGTCCAGGCGATGCCGAAATAGTCGTTGTCGATGGTCTTGGGGATGTGGATCACCGGCAAGCCGAGACGGCTCAGGAAGTTGGCGGTCTTCAGGGTGTCGTCGCCGCCGATGGTGATCAGGCAGCCGATATCCAGGCTGTCAAGCGCCTCGAGGATGTTGCGCAGCCTTTTGTTCTTTTCGAGATCGTCCAGGTCGGGCGGCGACTTGATCAGGCGGCCGGGATTGGCGCGCGACGTTTTCAGAAAGACGCCGCGCTGGTTGCGGATGCGCGAGATGCTGGCGTCGAGAACCTGGTAGTGGACGTTGGGCGACAAACAATAGCGGTTCTTGCTGTCGTAATCCTCCAGGAATTCGAAGCCGAAGAAAAAGCCGATGATCGGCACCCGGGCGTTGATGAAATTCAGCGCCACCGACGAGATGACGGCATTGGCCGAGGGGGCCGGGCCGCCGGAAAACAGCATGGCCACTTTTTTGTGTTTTGTAAAGTCGAACATGTACCTGATGCTAAGCCATTTGCCCCCCCCTGTCAAGGGCGCTCCTTGCTGGCCATCGCTCTGATTTAGGTGTATAAATGGTCCATGAGCGAATTCACCGACGATCACCATTGCTTTGTCTGCGGCCAGGAGAACCCGGCCGGGCTCAAGCTCGCATTCAGCCTGAACCCGCAGAGCGGGGAGGTCGAAGCCGACGTGGTCTTCCCGTCCCATCTTCAAGGCTGGCAAGACACGGTTCACGGCGGTTTGCTGGCCACGGTCCTTGACGAATCCATGATCAAAGCCGCCGCCGCGGCCGGCCACAAGTGCGTCAGCGCCGAAATAACGGTCACCTACAAGCGGCCGGCTGCCACCGGCAAGGCTTACCGGGTGGCGGCCTGGGTAGTGGAAGCGCGGGGGCGCATCGTTCGCGCCGAAAGCCGCCTGTGCGATGGCTCGGGCCAGGTCCTGGCCCAGGCGACGGAAAAATTGTACAGGGTATGATAGTTTTGAAGGTAGGGGCGACGGCAGCACAAATCATCCGCTGATCGTGGCGGATCTGATTTGTCTGCCCTCGAAGGGGGCCGGTCGCCCCTACAGTAAGGTCTTGGCCAGTTCGAATATCTCCTGTGGCGAAATCCGCTGCAGGCAGGTGCGATGGCCGCAAACGGGGAAAACGCCGTCGCGGTAGCAGGGGGCGCACCCCAGGTCCTGCCCTTTCCAGACAGTCACGCTGTTTTCGGTCAGCGGCTTTAATTCTTCGACCGGGGTCGGGCCGAAAATGGCGATGAGCGGGGTATTCATCGTTGCCGCCAGGTGCATCAGCCCCGAATCGTTGCAGATGACCAGCCGCGCCATTTTCATGACCGCCGCCGCCTCGGCCAGGCTGGTTTTGCCGGTCAGGTCGATGACCCCGGGTTGGGCAGCGCGTATGGCGGCGGCGATGGCCGCATCGCCGCCGTTGCCCAGCAACGCGACCGCATGGCCGGCGTGAAGCAGCATCCCGGCCAGGGCGGCGAAGTTTGCCCCGTCCCAACGCCGGCTGGACATTTCCTGCTTGACGTTGACCGCCCCTCCCGGCACCAGGACGACCATGGAACGGTTCCCCGCCGCAGCCGGGAATTTTTCTGCGGCCGCCTCGGCTGCGCCTGGAGCCAGCGGGAACTCCATGGCAAAATCCATGCAAAAAACGCCGATCCGCCGCACCAGGTCGCAATAGCGGAAGATGGTGTGCCTGACCCCTTCGACCGGCACGGTTTCGCTCAGCAGGAACCGGCCGCGCCCCCGCCGGGGGGCGAAACCGATCCGCCGCTTGCATCCCGCCAGCAGCAGGATGATGCTGAAGCGCCAATCGCGTTGAAAATTAAAACCCAGGTCGAAGCGCTCGCGGCGCAGGCGCCGGGAAACCTTGAGCACCTCCGACAGCTTTTCCCAAAAACCGCCCTTGAAAATTTTCGCATCGTTTAGGAAAAAGACCTGGTCCAGGTGGGGGTTGCCCTTGACCGCGTCAGCGATGGAAGCCCCGGCCAGCAGAGCGAGGCTGTCGACCGTTGGCGCCAGTTTCAGCGCCCGCAACGCCGGCGTGGCCATCAGGAAATCGCCGATGGCCGCGATCTTGATGACCAGAACCTTCATCGGCGCAGCCCCCGCCAGTTATCGAGGAGATCGCGCAATGTCGTTTCCAGGGAAAATTCGGGCTCCAGGCCGAACTCGCCCCGGATGCGCGCCGGGTCGCCGTTGATCCGCGGATTGTCCAGCGGCCTGAATTTGCCGGCGTCCACTTCCACCCGGACCGGCTTTTTCGCCAGCGCCAGCAGGATATCGAGGATGGCCTGGATCGAATAGCTCCGGCCCGAGCACAGGTTGTACACCTCGCCGCCCCGGCCGCGGGCGCCGATCGTCTGCACGTAGCGAGCCACGTCGCGGACGTCGGAAAAATCGCGCACAGCGGCCAGGTTGCCGACGCGGATCACCGCCTCCTGCTCCCCCTTTTCGATGGCGGCGATCTGGCTGGCGAAATCGGAGGCCACGAATTTGCTGTCCTGGCCGGGGCCGGTGAAGTTGAACGCCCGGATCGTGCATGCCTGCAGGCGGTGCGATTTCCAGTACAGGTCGCCAAGCATCTCCATGGCCAGCTTGGAGAGGGCGTAGGGGTTCTGGCACTGGATGGGAGAGCGCTCGCTGATCGGGGCGGCCCCTTCGCTGCGGTAGACCTCAGCCGAGCCCATCAACACCAGCCGGGAACCGGGAACTGCGGCCAGCATGGCTTCGATCAGGTTGGAGCTCCCAAGAAAATTGACTTCATAGGTCAGAAGAGGATTCTTCCAAGCGAAGGCGACATTGGTCACCGCCGCCAGGTGGAACACGACATCGGGACGGACACGCTCGAGCAGGCGCATGACCTCGTCGCGGCAACGGATGTCCAGCTGGCAGGCGTCGACCTTGGGCCAGCTGAACCCGGGCACCTCGGTGATTCCGAAAATCTCGTTTTTTTCATCCAGCTGCAACCGCCGCAGCAGGTGGGCGGCCAGGAACCCGGAGCAGCCGGTGACCAGGACGCGGACGCGGTTTTTTTCGTTGTCTTTCATGTCCATCCTAGAAAAACGGGGTGACGGCGCCAAAGTTGCCCAGGGTGGGATAAAAGCGGTAGTCGTGGGCCAGCGAGCCGTTGAGCAGGTAGAAGCTCAGGTTGGCGTTGATGGTAATGCACTGGTAATCCATGACCGCCTTCACATAGCATCCGGTAAACTGCTTGCGGATCGAGTCGTACTCCGCTTCCAGCGCGAGGCTGAGGGGGAAATTGGCTATTTTCAGGCGCAGGTCGCCCCCCAGCAGGGACTGGACCGACGGGTGGTCGGCCGGGCCGTACGGGCTGCAGTATTTCCGGTAATAGAAGCCGCCGCTGAGCGGGGCATCCGCCTTGGCATAGTTCACGTGGAAGTTGACGTTATAGAGCCGGCGGTTGAAATCGCTCTGGTAGTGGTTGTAGGCCGCCTGGACCCCCAGGGAAAAAAATGTGCCGGGTTTGAAATCGAGCGAGGCGCCTAGCTCGGAAAAGGCGGGATACTTATCGTTGATCTTCATGCCGCGGTTTGCCGTTTCCGGGTCCAGGTAATAGCTCTGCTCGATCCTCAGCAGCAGGAGTTCCTGCGGGACCGTTTTCTCCCCGCTCTTCTTCATCAGCAGGCGCGAGACGAGCGCGAAGGTCGCCGTGGAGGAAAGGGTGTAATCGCCTGCGCCGACGCGCAAGACCCGGTCAAGGTTGGTCGCCTTGGAAGCGTAGGAGAAGGTGAGCGTGGGCTCGATCACGTGCCGGAAGCTGCGCGTGGCGCCGGAAAAGGTGCGCGAAAACGACGGCCCGCTCAGGTTGATCTGCGCCGTCTGGTACTGCACGGTCACCGGTTCATCGATGATTTCACCATTTTGTGGGTCCAGGCTGCGGGCATAGAAGGAATTCCTGGCGCCGAACGCCAGCGAGGCCTTCAGCCAGGGCGTCTGGATCAGCTCGAGCGAATAGGCGGGGTTGAAGCGCACCGTTTGCGAGGCTTCGCCGTAAACGAAGTCGGGCTGCACGTTCTGGGCCGTGCCGTTGCGAATCTGCCGGTCGTACTCAAGGGAGAAGGAGAACCGGCCGGGGATCGGGCCCAGTTTCTGCGGCTGCATCGTCAGCGCGAGCGAAGGGAGGACATCTTCCTTTTCCGATTCGCCGCTGTTGATGTTGTAGACCTCGCGGCGCGACGCCGCCAGGTTCAAAGTGAAGATGGAGACGCGGCTGGTCCAGGACAGCGAGGAGCTGAAGGTCATCAGGTTGTAGCGCTCGAACCCAGTGTCGAGGTAGCGCAGCGCCTCGGGCGTTCCCGGCAGGCGCGAACTGATGGTGAGTTGCGAATGCAGAAACGGGATATCCTGCTGATGGCTCATATCAAGGACGAAATTGTTGCCGTTGGCGCGCAAGCGGTCTATGTCTTCGCTGCTGATCGGGTTCAGCGGGTCGGCCTTCACCCCCACCCCGGGCAGCAGGTGGAAGAGGCGCATGCTGCCGCTGGCATGGCGGAAGAGGTAGCGCAGCTCCTCGCTCAGGCCCAAGCCGAGATATTGGTAGTAGTCCAGGTTGAGGGTCAGGTCCAGGTTGGGCCGCACGGCCCAGAAAAAGGAGCTCTGGACAAAAAAACCGCGCAGCGACGACGTGCCGATGGCCGGGATCAGAAAACCGCTGCTGCGGCCATCCTGCTTGAGCGGATAACGCAGGTACGGGAGGTAAAAGACAGGGATGTTCTTGATGTGGAAGACGACATCCTTCATTTCGATATATTTTTCCTTCTTGATTTTCCCGGCCCGACCGGTGATCTTCCAGCGCGGCACGATCTGGGCGCAGGCCGAAAGATCCAGGCGCTTGAAAGTCAGCGTCTGCAGATCGACCTGGGTGAGCCGGTCGGTTTCGTAGCGGAGGAAAGGGGTGATCAGGCCGTAGGTGTCGACGAGTTCGCCGGCGTGCGTTTTCAGGTTGAATTTCAGTTTTTCGCCGCTGAGCACCGAATCCTTGCCGGCCATGGTCACCCGGCCTTCGGCGAACAATTCGCCCTTTTCCTGGTCGTATTCGACGGCGTCGGCGTAAATGACATACTCCTGCCAGATGATCTCCACGTGGCCGTAGGCGCGGATGAATTTTTCGCGGATGACCTGGTTGTCGGCCCGAATCTGCGGGGAGACGCCGTCACTCTGGGCCCGCAACCGGGGAGCCGACCCGAGAAGGAGGGAGATCAAGGCAAATGACAGCGCTGTTTTTTTCATGAATATTGAAATTTAGCACATTTCCCCCAACCTTATCAAGAGAGAAATGCAAATCCCTCGATAATCCATGATTTCCCGTAGGGGTTTGATTAATCAAACCCCTACCCAAACCCTGCCATACAATGTGACCGCCAGCAATTTTTATGCTAAAATATTTGCATGAAAAAAATACGCTTTTTACTGTTGGTTCTGTTTTTCATCAGCCTGGGCGTCGCCTGCACCATCCATTTTCCCTTCGACATGCTGGACGATTACGAAGGGGTGACCGTGGTCATGAAGATCGTTCCCGATGACGCCGACGTGCTGCTCAACGGCAGGTTCATCGGCGTTGCCTACGAATTCTCGACCCCGGGGTCGGCCCTGCGCCTGGCTTCGCGGCTGAACGAACTGGTCTTCAAGAAGGAGGGATACCGCGAAGAATCGGTCGACCTGCGCACCTATGCCTCGCGCAACATCACCCTGCGCCTGAACCTGGAAGAGCGGTCCTTGAAAGCGGCACCGGAAACTCCGGCCAAAAACATCCCCGCTGAAGAAAACGACGAAGCCTACAAGGCCCAGAACGAAACTCCCCCACCCCTACCGGTTGCTGAAAAAACAGTACCGGAAAAAAACCGCTTCCTGGCAACGATTATCCTGACAGTCGCTCCGGCCGAGACCGCCCTCTACATCGACGGCAAGTTCTGGGGTGTGGCGCCTGAAACCGGAAAAATCGAAAACCTGCGCCTGGAGCCGGGGAAATACCTCTTCGAAGCTTTCAAACCCGGCTACAAGAACTACAAGAAGGAAATTTCCGTTCCCAAGCAGGAAAAGTTCTCCCTGGATATCGCCCTGCAGAAGTAGACCAGGCCGGTTGCGGCTGAAAAACCGTATTGTATACTTCTGCTCCCGTTGGGGACAGATTCCGGTATGGTTGCGTGGGAGAGGAACGCGGAAAGGCTGAATTCTCA
This genomic stretch from Candidatus Aminicenantes bacterium harbors:
- a CDS encoding ATP-binding protein — encoded protein: MDNAALKRIIVDQREEIDQLLHGEKIVTRELNILPSLSHPNAVMITGPRRVGKSFLSFLTLGGRSFGYLNFDDERIALSGENLNQVLECFYELYGDLDTLVLDEIQNIEGWELFVSRLRRTKRVIVTGSNSKLLSRELATRLTGRHLDHTLLPFSFREHLQMKGIPFAAGATESTRRTAALKEELGIYLRNGGFPEVHKFGKAILKTMYDDIIQKDIILRHKIRKTAEFKDMARYLFSIFGREFTYSRLRNVIRISDIHTVKKFVDYMASAYLLFVIERFSFKLKQHIIAPKKIYGFDSGLIRAISFQVSENQGALYENTVAVELLRQKFYANSDLEIYYWKNVRQQEVDFVVKSGKKVRQLIQSSYSLGDFQTREREIRALLKAADELHCQDLMIITADEEKTEKHGGYAIKIIPLWKWLLHPLL
- a CDS encoding 6-phosphofructokinase; translation: MFDFTKHKKVAMLFSGGPAPSANAVISSVALNFINARVPIIGFFFGFEFLEDYDSKNRYCLSPNVHYQVLDASISRIRNQRGVFLKTSRANPGRLIKSPPDLDDLEKNKRLRNILEALDSLDIGCLITIGGDDTLKTANFLSRLGLPVIHIPKTIDNDYFGIAWTFGYWSSVQASQEALLNLKADAESTGSYFIVELMGRKAGWLTYAAGIAGEAIQMVSTEDVEEEVLDLEKLAEKIVDTILLRERNDKYYGVICVAEGLADKLPEKYRPTEKDRHGNVILGTAEVGRVLRDVAEEVYRRRTGRKKKIIYKQIGYETRNALPISFDVVLASMLGFGAYKLYKNSQFASMVSVSDNFSIVGVPFEQLIDSQTLLTRLRNVPRGSDFFDLKEALSYKLTE
- a CDS encoding PaaI family thioesterase — protein: MSEFTDDHHCFVCGQENPAGLKLAFSLNPQSGEVEADVVFPSHLQGWQDTVHGGLLATVLDESMIKAAAAAGHKCVSAEITVTYKRPAATGKAYRVAAWVVEARGRIVRAESRLCDGSGQVLAQATEKLYRV
- the waaF gene encoding lipopolysaccharide heptosyltransferase II — protein: MKVLVIKIAAIGDFLMATPALRALKLAPTVDSLALLAGASIADAVKGNPHLDQVFFLNDAKIFKGGFWEKLSEVLKVSRRLRRERFDLGFNFQRDWRFSIILLLAGCKRRIGFAPRRGRGRFLLSETVPVEGVRHTIFRYCDLVRRIGVFCMDFAMEFPLAPGAAEAAAEKFPAAAGNRSMVVLVPGGAVNVKQEMSSRRWDGANFAALAGMLLHAGHAVALLGNGGDAAIAAAIRAAQPGVIDLTGKTSLAEAAAVMKMARLVICNDSGLMHLAATMNTPLIAIFGPTPVEELKPLTENSVTVWKGQDLGCAPCYRDGVFPVCGHRTCLQRISPQEIFELAKTLL
- a CDS encoding GDP-mannose 4,6-dehydratase produces the protein MKDNEKNRVRVLVTGCSGFLAAHLLRRLQLDEKNEIFGITEVPGFSWPKVDACQLDIRCRDEVMRLLERVRPDVVFHLAAVTNVAFAWKNPLLTYEVNFLGSSNLIEAMLAAVPGSRLVLMGSAEVYRSEGAAPISERSPIQCQNPYALSKLAMEMLGDLYWKSHRLQACTIRAFNFTGPGQDSKFVASDFASQIAAIEKGEQEAVIRVGNLAAVRDFSDVRDVARYVQTIGARGRGGEVYNLCSGRSYSIQAILDILLALAKKPVRVEVDAGKFRPLDNPRINGDPARIRGEFGLEPEFSLETTLRDLLDNWRGLRR
- the lptD gene encoding LPS assembly protein LptD — translated: MKKTALSFALISLLLGSAPRLRAQSDGVSPQIRADNQVIREKFIRAYGHVEIIWQEYVIYADAVEYDQEKGELFAEGRVTMAGKDSVLSGEKLKFNLKTHAGELVDTYGLITPFLRYETDRLTQVDLQTLTFKRLDLSACAQIVPRWKITGRAGKIKKEKYIEMKDVVFHIKNIPVFYLPYLRYPLKQDGRSSGFLIPAIGTSSLRGFFVQSSFFWAVRPNLDLTLNLDYYQYLGLGLSEELRYLFRHASGSMRLFHLLPGVGVKADPLNPISSEDIDRLRANGNNFVLDMSHQQDIPFLHSQLTISSRLPGTPEALRYLDTGFERYNLMTFSSSLSWTSRVSIFTLNLAASRREVYNINSGESEKEDVLPSLALTMQPQKLGPIPGRFSFSLEYDRQIRNGTAQNVQPDFVYGEASQTVRFNPAYSLELIQTPWLKASLAFGARNSFYARSLDPQNGEIIDEPVTVQYQTAQINLSGPSFSRTFSGATRSFRHVIEPTLTFSYASKATNLDRVLRVGAGDYTLSSTATFALVSRLLMKKSGEKTVPQELLLLRIEQSYYLDPETANRGMKINDKYPAFSELGASLDFKPGTFFSLGVQAAYNHYQSDFNRRLYNVNFHVNYAKADAPLSGGFYYRKYCSPYGPADHPSVQSLLGGDLRLKIANFPLSLALEAEYDSIRKQFTGCYVKAVMDYQCITINANLSFYLLNGSLAHDYRFYPTLGNFGAVTPFF
- a CDS encoding PEGA domain-containing protein, which encodes MKKIRFLLLVLFFISLGVACTIHFPFDMLDDYEGVTVVMKIVPDDADVLLNGRFIGVAYEFSTPGSALRLASRLNELVFKKEGYREESVDLRTYASRNITLRLNLEERSLKAAPETPAKNIPAEENDEAYKAQNETPPPLPVAEKTVPEKNRFLATIILTVAPAETALYIDGKFWGVAPETGKIENLRLEPGKYLFEAFKPGYKNYKKEISVPKQEKFSLDIALQK